CGTGAAGATGATTCTACATGGTCAAGCgtagattagggggagtgttaaaaATAATTCTGTAATTAGGGGAAAATCTCCCCTTATCCAAAACCGTCATTGCGGTTTGTCCCGCAACCGACGCTTCCCTTCGATCTCCTAGAACCGACGCCCGCTCGAGGGATCGTCGTGTCTCTTCGGGACATATAAAAGGGGCCTGTAACCATCGATCAAGAGTCTCAATCACTTACGATTCAGAACAGAACGAAAATGAAACCCTGAAATAAGTTAAACCTTCCTCCGAGGAGGAAATTAAACTTGATGGCAATAGAGCTCTAGGACCTGATAGAGCTGAGTGAAAACAAAGCTAACTGATGACTTCCAATGTCAAACCGTGCATGTCCCGATCGCAATGGGCATGGAGTTGCTACTAGGCAAATATCCAAGCGCACTACTACCCACCAACAAAATCGATATAGAAATAGGTCTCAACTTGGTCTTGTGATGATAATCCGCCAACATCAGTATCAACATACCAAAAGGAAACTTGCGTGGCTAGTTCACCAGACTATTTGGGCAAATGGTTTTCCCCAGCCTTTGCTTCCCTCAAGAGACAGGAAAGGAAGTGCATTAGCGCACATGGACACCCCGGATTTCCGGGTGGCGCAGTCAGACGATGAGCAATACTTTAGGTTTGAGCAGTGCAAAGGGATATAAACTATGCACACACAAAACTTAAAATTATGCTAACCAAACGATTCCAGTATATATTGATGATCTACAAAATATGCATATATGACACTAACACAGTTTCCGTTACTGATAACGCAAACATATAATGGACTTCTCAACTCCCATTAAAAAAACATAGCAATGTTTTAACGGCCATCATTTTGTTAAGTTGCACATTCCCAATTCAACAAAGTAGAAACCATTTTGCTAAGTCGCACAAAAAAAACCCACAAAGGCAGACTTCCAGCGGAGACCAAAGATGGGAAGGTGAAACTAAACATCACGGTAACAGGATAACCGCCAATACATGGCACCATTACAGACGACTCTTTAGAAAAACATAAAGTTTCGGACGAACATCATGGCCAAGCTCACATCTTAGTTCCAATCAGTGGATGGAAGCTGCACAAACAAGACAAGGCACAATAAGTTGGGTTCAAAGATGTACTCAGTTGACATATACAGGAATTTCAATTGCCTTGAATAGTGTGTACACTTCTGTATAGAATAAAAAAAAGGAATTTATTTTTGCTTCGGTTAATTTGGTTTACTGTCAGTTTTCTCAATATATACCAAATAAACCGAGTTCAAATTGGTATAGAAATCTCATACCATACCATAAACCGTATAATTGGGCTCGGTTTGGTTTTAAAATGCACAGGGTCACTGAATAGAACTTTGATGTAGAGGAACTAAACTGCACCCTGACCAAAAATCTGTAGCTGTTAAAAAATAGTTAGCCATGTGAGGCAACACCAAGACATATGACCATTCAAAGAGGCCTTAAGATCCAGGAGGGCTTTTCGCTTAAAACAAGTTGAACCCATGCAATTTGACTGCCAATCTCTGTTAATCAAACCAACAACAGGCTCGGGCAACACTAAATACAGGCAAAGGTAGTCCTTGCTGGATGGATGTAGATCACTATACTGCGCATTCAATCCACTATCAATTCTTAGTAAAATGTATTCTACCAAATGGAATACGATAAGAGCTAAAGAGAATTCAAGAGGGAAAACTCAAAAcggtgcccgggctcatctgctccctctcagcaaaaaattcaaaaaaaatactagaaaaattcaaaaaattccaattttttttgtggtggtagataatttgacgcgtgaggtgcgccccaaaattcaactcatttggacatctgagcagctctcggcaaaaaagacaaatcgggtcaaaacagtgtGTGAACAGTatacatttttacagaccctgattttgtcttttttgccgagagctgctcagatgctcaaatgagttgaattttggggcgcacctcacgcgtcaaattatctaccaccacaaaaaaatttggaattttttgaatttttctagtattttttttgaatttttttctaagcgtgggtgcagatgagcccgggtgcagattagccgcactCATTCAAGAGCTACTATTTTCATCAATAACTAAACGGTAGAAGTAGAGTTGTAAAAGAAATTTGAAAATGATAGAAAGGTAAGAGACTAAAAATTAGAACATTTTTGCATGGATGGTACAGATTTATACGCACATCACAAATCGGTGCTAACTACCGTAGTGTCACCAGAAACTACAGAATAATAAAATTGTGTTGAGATTTAACTGCTATTCTAAACTACATCTGTCCATCACATACCATGTAAACCCAAAAAATGGTCATACATTCAAATTGATGTATAATTACAGCGGATATGTTAGAACAAGTAGGAATGGGCTGCCATACATTCTACAGTAACTGATAATGGATACCAAACATGGATGAAGGTAACTTACAATCTGAGTGCAACTGCAGCACTTGATGCTAATCTGCTCACCAAGTATACCACGTGTGCTCAATACCTTCAAAAGTTTGCGAACACCATTGTCAACTTTTCCACACTCAATGTTCACAGCCAAAGTGGGCGCACACACGAATGATTGTTTGGATCCGGTTGCTCCTACAAAGTTCTACAAGACACAAAACACTCATTACAATAAAGAAAACATAAAAGATAATACCTCCACTCATACATCAACATATTTGAATTAATAACACAGCAACATCTTTATATATACACAATATACCTTAGTGTTATCAAGCTGAAGAATGAGCTTCTCAAGATAAGCCGTAAACCACTCATTGAGTGTCAGAGTCTTTAATTTGTCAAAATTGGGGCAATGTTCCAAATCCCGTCTGAAGAAACTGGAGAAATTGCAAATGAACAAAAAGGAAACTCTTGAGTCTCTAAGACAAAATACGAGGAACTTAATTTAGATGTTTTAATTTCAAAACTAGGAAAGAACTACACCCATAGGCCCTGAACTATCATACTTATTCAGTCAAGCCACTATGTTATGAATTTATTGATTTGAGGCACACTAGGTGAACATAAAGTTAGCAAGCCGTGGTGATGAAAATAGGCAGCTTGACTATATGCAGCTCGAACATGGAAAATAAATAGTACAACTAGAAGAGAAACCATGGGTGGCAACTCGCAAATAACAGTAATAAAGATAGCCGCAAAGCATACCACTCCAGGATCAGCAATCAATTCCAAATCAACAGCACTGGACAATCCATCGAGAAGCAGGCACTCTTCATCACGACATTCACAGGAAGGATCATTGCAATCCTCCGGGTAACTTTCACAAGAATCGTTGCATGACTGGCCAAGCATAACATATGCTGTTTCCAGTAATAGCATCTTTCCAAGGGAAGGAGTCATGTCATCAAATTCATTTAGTTGCAGCGAGATAAGACGCAGGGCATCAATATGAATGCGGAAATCCTGAGGGAAGCTGCAATCCCCAATGAACCACAAATGCTCTAGTGATTTGGAAGATATGCGCTCATCAATGCGGCAATCTTCCAATGTTAGCTCCTCTAATACTgggcagtgcgagaaatccagcgAGGAATTTACGAGGTCAACTTGACACAATCTCATGGTCTTCAACTGCCTGGAGAAGAGACGTCCGTCGAGCAGTAACCGTTCGTCGCCTAAATGGCCATCGCAAACCGAGAGCTTTTCAACGCAGCACTTCAGTACGTACTTGATCAGGAGCTTGGTTTGTGTGAAATCATCATAGTCCTCGTCAATGCAAGGATTGATCTTGCAATGGGTCAGAGGCGACTTCCCACTGAGGTGGATCATGAGCTTCGCCAGCTGACTGAAACGCTCGCAGCTGAAACCTGACCATTCGTCAAAGATGAAGCGCAGGCTGGTCTTGCGCCTCCAGAGGTCACGCCACTGGGTGTTGAGCACGCAGGTCTGAAGGGCGTCATCCCCTGGCAGGAAGGACAGGATGTGCTCGAGCACGTCGTCGTGGAGGGCGCGGAAGGGATCGTCGCCGGTGCCATCAGCCATCTCGTGATTTCCGTCGAACAGGTGGCGGGCGCTGCGGAAGCGTGGAAACAAAGATGATCAGAAACACAGGAAAGGAGGGGGAAATCCTTGGCTGGCCGCAATGCCGACTCGTAGAATCCGCGTGATGATCTATTCACTCCCTCTATAtataaagaagaaaagaagaaggcaGCAGCATCACCTGAGCTCGACTGCGGGAAGAGATTGCAGCTTCACCTGAGCACGACCCGCGGACGGGCGGAAGCTCCGGCCACCGGCAGCCGCGGGGAAGAACAGGGAGAGGAAGACGCCTCCTACCATCCCACCCCGACGGTATTTAACGAACCACAACAAGGGGAGAGCAGAGGGCGGCGCCGTCCCTCCACCTCCATTCCCCATGCGCCATTATTGCCGCGCTCATTCCGCAAAGAGAAGTCGCACGGGAGCGGAATACGAGACAACCGCCGAGCACTCGGAAGCAGAGGAGCACGTGATTCAAGTACCAGTGAATTTTCTTGGGTGAATGTGTTACCTTGCAAGCAGATTCTAAACTGCTCTTGTGACAGTTCATCACTGTTTCAGAGGGATGAAGTTCAAGGCCAACCATGCTCTGCATCTTGCAAAAATTTCTTCAGTCAAGAGTCAAGTCGCTCTCTCTGCAATGTTACACAGCACACCTAGTGAATTAATTACTCCTTGTGCCACGTGATTCAAGTGCCAGTGAATTTTCTTGTGTGATTGTGTCTCCTTGCAAGCAGATTCATGAGCTGGCGGTCCAACTCATGAGGCTCAACTTAAACTGCTCCAGTACAGGTTCAGCATTTCAGAGGGATGAAGCTATCATGCTCTGCAGCATGCAAAATTTTACTATTCGGAAACTCTGCAGTGCTGCAGCAATATGCACACCAAACCTAGTGGATTAACTGGCCAGATAATGTCACCAAACCTAGTGAATTAATTGGCCAGGCAATCTCTCCCTGATATGCTATTTCTTGAGACCGTTTATAACGAGTAAAAGAGGAGAGGAGCTGCATTTATACATCATTAGTTATAATGTGAAATTCCTGTCTTTGCACTGCCTCCATCCCCCAACATCTAGATGCATAATTCccactatttttatttttattttgcttgctacaatgtttctttttctaaaaataaaaaatGCGAGGCCACAATGTTTTAGCATCCGGTTGACATATTTAGGATATGCTGGAATGTTCAAACAATTCTATAGCATCATCTGGTTGACAGATTTTGCCCTTGTATATTTGTAGATATCAAATCTGAGATGCAAATTCAGAAGCCGTATATGCAGAGACTTACAAACCATCATGCTCAACAAATACAGTTAGTTTCAGACTAGCCAAAAGCAAGAGGTACAGGCTAACAGCCAACACATGGCCACCATTTTTGCTTTATAATTTGGGACGGATGtagtactatttttgctttatttgtttcgGATTAATTTGAAATGAGTTTGATATTATTTACAACATTGCATATGCACAAATATGTCTGGCAGAAGTAAAGTTGAAATTTTCGTCTCCAATTTTTGGTCTACTGCAAAAGCGGAAAATTTTCTGGAGACCAAAAACCTTCTCTCTCCACACCTAAGAGGCTAAGACTGCTTTTTGGTCTGCTGTGGAGATACTCTAATTGATATGTAATTATAGCAGACATGTTAGAACAAGTAGGAAGGGTTGTCATACATTCTAATTGGCAATGAATACTAGATATGGAGAAAGCTAACTTACAATCTGAGTCCGTATGTGGATCCTCCTTGATGCTAATTTGATCACGAAGTATGCCGCATGTACTTAAGATATTCAAGACTGCAAGAACTCCCTCATCAACCTCTTCACATTCAACGTAAACGGACTTAATGCATGCACAAACAAATGATTGTGTTTTTGTTTCCTGGGCTCCTGTTGCTCCTACAATGTCCTATCAGATAAGAGCACTTAGTAAGACAAATACAACATCCACAATAACACCTTAAATAATACAGCAACATCGTTATATACAGCATATACCTCGGTATTGTCAAGCTTAAGAGTGAGTATCTCAAGGACTGGAGAATGTCGGAGAATGCAAACTAGGCCAACAGCCGTAAACCACTCATTGAGTAACAGAGTCTTCAATTTGCCAAAAATGGGACACCATTTCAAATCCCATCTGTAGAGAAACTGAACAAGTTGCAAAGAACAAAAAAGAACCTGAGACTCTAGAAGATTAAATAATTTATGCTATAAGAAACTAAAATATCATATTTTATCCAGACGGTGTTGTTAGCCATCGATTCGAGATGCATTAGATGAAGATAAAG
Above is a window of Triticum aestivum cultivar Chinese Spring chromosome 6B, IWGSC CS RefSeq v2.1, whole genome shotgun sequence DNA encoding:
- the LOC123139297 gene encoding putative F-box/FBD/LRR-repeat protein At1g78760 yields the protein MGNGGGGTAPPSALPLLWFVKYRRGGMVGGVFLSLFFPAAAGGRSFRPSAGRAQVKLQSLPAVELSARHLFDGNHEMADGTGDDPFRALHDDVLEHILSFLPGDDALQTCVLNTQWRDLWRRKTSLRFIFDEWSGFSCERFSQLAKLMIHLSGKSPLTHCKINPCIDEDYDDFTQTKLLIKYVLKCCVEKLSVCDGHLGDERLLLDGRLFSRQLKTMRLCQVDLVNSSLDFSHCPVLEELTLEDCRIDERISSKSLEHLWFIGDCSFPQDFRIHIDALRLISLQLNEFDDMTPSLGKMLLLETAYVMLGQSCNDSCESYPEDCNDPSCECRDEECLLLDGLSSAVDLELIADPGVFLQTGFGTLPQF